One genomic segment of Theobroma cacao cultivar B97-61/B2 chromosome 6, Criollo_cocoa_genome_V2, whole genome shotgun sequence includes these proteins:
- the LOC18596077 gene encoding putative disease resistance protein RGA3, producing the protein MADALVSAVSQQLTAILFQEAEYGVRLFVGIKEEEVKRLSSTLQTIRAVLADAEKRQLKEQAVKVWLDKFQNVSYDIEDVLGEWEIAILKMKIARDQSSSTSILLSKVRSWIHSPIPCITRAIHRYDIAVKIKKLNERLQVIAKEKDDYAFTVDQSRRHDLEPERERPITTSFIDVSDIRGRDRDKNVLVSMLLSKNNHEERGIPVISLVGMGGIGKTTLAQIAYNDHKVKAYFDKRIWVCVSNPFDEMRTAKAILEALTGVVSNFTELNTLLEQIHESIKGERFLLVLDDLWSEDERKWQSLKYSLNYGSQESKILMTTRKENVATIMGCSKLFRLGKLSKEESWSLFSHLAFFGRNDKERESLEDIGKKIAQKCQGLPLAAKTLGGLLRFKRSREQWQRMLSSRIWELEEAENGLFSPLLLSYYDLPSPLRQCFSYCSIFPKDYRIEKDFLIKSWMAQGFLGETQHKDMEIIGEEYFDNLVIHSFFQEFVKDENDDCIISCKMHDIVHDFAQYLRRNKSFLVASNNIEELDIESYQENARHLTLIHDEPVAIPDPIFNVKKLRSLHLNLNDSSAVSASLAKLLDQLTCLRILSFKDMNFGFKTSINAIPKEIGKLMHLRYLNLEGNSELEKLPETVCDLCNLQTLNIKSCKNLIKLPHRIGKLINLRHVQNVGTDRCRFMPKGMQRLTSLRTLEEFVVSRSDVESKSCSLEDLGNFTHLRGELEIRGLGNVAEPREAKKAGLRTKSGLRVLRLKFDSQEMQRINIEDENVVFEALQPPPHLESLGILNCRGPVAFPNWMTSLSMLKRVQLQNCLNWESLPPMGKLQSLESLEIEFLNKVKKVGDEILGVERGEGQSSSSSSNNNNNNIAFPVLKSLKFYYMKEWEDWEYGNLLTSTSEVIMPHLRSLTINYCLKLKALPGHLLHNTTLQELHIRGCPVLGARFEKGRGEDWPSISHIPTIQIDDELVLG; encoded by the coding sequence ATGgctgatgcacttgtttctgCAGTTTCACAACAATTAACTGCGATTCTTTTCCAAGAAGCTGAATATGGGGTGAGACTTTTTGTAGGtattaaggaagaagaagtcAAAAGGCTCAGCAGCACTCTTCAGACTATTCGAGCTGTCCTCGCAGATGCAGAGAAAAGACAACTAAAGGAGCAAGCTGTCAAAGTTTGGCTGGATAAGTTTCAGAACGTGTCTTATGACATTGAGGATGTGTTGGGTGAGTGGGAAATTGCAATTCTGAAAATGAAAATCGCTAGAGATCAAAGCTCTTCAACTTCCATCCTTCTAAGCAAGGTACGCTCTTGGATTCACTCTCCAATCCCTTGTATTACTCGGGCCATTCACCGTTATGATATTGCTGTTAAGATTAAAAAACTAAATGAAAGGCTTCAGGTCATTGCCAAAGAGAAAGACGATTATGCTTTCACAGTCGATCAAAGTAGGAGGCATGATTTAGAACCTGAACGAGAACGACCAATAACAACATCCTTTATTGATGTATCTGACATACGTGGTCGTGACCGTGATAAAAATGTCCTAGTAAGCATGTTGCTCAGCAAGAACAACCATGAAGAAAGGGGCATCCCTGTAATTTCCTTAGTGGGGATGGGAGGAATTGGGAAAACAACTTTAGCCCAAATAGCGTACAACGATCATAAGGTGAAGGCTTATTTTGATAAGAGAATATGGGTATGTGTCTCTAATCCTTTTGATGAGATGAGGACTGCAAAAGCTATTCTTGAAGCTCTAACAGGAGTTGTGTCAAATTTCACTGAGCTAAATACTTTACTAGAGCAAATCCATGAATCTATTAAGGGAGAGAGGTTCCTGCTTGTCTTAGATGATCTGTGGAGTGAAGATGAGAGGAAGTGGCAATCATTGAAATACTCTCTAAACTATGGTTCCCAAGAAAGCAAAATCTTGATGACCACACGTAAGGAGAATGTAGCTACTATCATGGGTTGCAGCAAATTATTTCGTTTGGGGAAGTTATCCAAAGAAGAATCTTGGTCATTATTTAGTCACTTGGCATTTTTTGGAAGGAATGACAAAGAGCGTGAGAGTTTAGAAGACATTGGTAAGAAAATTGCGCAGAAGTGTCAGGGTTTGCCACTTGCAGCAAAAACTCTTGGAGGTCTCTTACGTTTTAAGAGATCTAGAGAACAATGGCAAAGAATGTTGAGCAGTCGCATATGGGAACTTGAGGAGGCTGAAAATGGTCTTTTTTCTCCCTTACTGTTAAGCTATTATGATTTGCCATCGCCATTAAGGCAATGCTTCTCATACTGTTCCATTTTTCCAAAAGATTATAGAATAGAGAAAGATTTCTTGATCAAGTCATGGATGGCTCAAGGCTTTCTTGGAGAGACGCAACATAAAGATATGGAGATCATTGGTGAAGAGTACTTTGATAACTTAGTAATACATTCTTTCTTTCAAGAGTTTGTGAAGGATGAAAATGACGATTGCATAATCAGCTGCAAAATGCATGATATTGTGCATGATTTTGCTCAATATTTGAGAAGAAACAAAAGCTTTCTGGTAGCAAGTAACAATATTGAAGAGTTAGATATAGAGTCTTATCAGGAAAATGCCCGTCATCTAACCCTAATTCATGATGAACCTGTTGCAATTCCCGATCCCATTTTTAATGTGAAGAAGTTGCGTAGCCTGCATCTTAACTTAAACGATAGTTCAGCTGTTAGTGCATCATTGGCTAAATTGTTGGATCAGTTGACTTGTCTGAGGATACTAAGCTTTAAAGACATGAACTTTGGATTCAAAACTTCAATTAACGCAATTCCAAAGGAAATAGGAAAGTTGATGCATTTGAGATATCTCAACTTAGAGGGTAATAGTGAGTTGGAAAAATTGCCTGAGACGGTGTGTGATTTGTGCAACTTGCAAACGCTGAACATCAAATCATGTAAAAATCTTATCAAATTGCCCCATAGAATTGGAAAGCTAATCAACTTGAGACATGTTCAAAATGTAGGTACAGATAGATGCAGATTCATGCCAAAAGGAATGCAAAGATTGACATCTCTACGGACATTAGAAGAGTTTGTTGTGAGCCGCAGTGATGTTGAAAGTAAATCATGTAGCCTTGAAGATTTGGGAAACTTCACCCATCTTCGAGGGGAGCTTGAGATAAGAGGATTGGGAAATGTGGCAGAACCAAGGGAGGCAAAGAAAGCAGGGCTTCGGACAAAGAGTGGCCTCCGCGTGTTACGTCTAAAATTTGATTCCCAAGAGATGCAACGGATCAACATTGAGGATGAAAATGTTGTATTTGAAGCCTTGCAACCACCTCCACACCTGGAAAGTTTGGGTATACTCAACTGTAGAGGTCCTGTTGCTTTCCCTAATTGGATGACTTCATTGTCAATGTTGAAGAGGGTTCAATTACAGAATTGTCTCAACTGGGAAAGCTTGCCTCCCATGGGGAAGTTGCAGTCCCTTGAATCTCTAGAGATAGAGTTTTTGAATAAAGTGAAAAAAGTGGGAGACGAAATTTTGGGAGTAGAAAGAGGAGAGGGACAatcatcttcttcatcatctaataataataataataatattgcCTTCCCCGTATTGAAAagtctaaaattttattacatgAAAGAGTGGGAAGACTGGGAATATGGGAATCTGTTGACAAGCACAAGCGAAGTAATTATGCCTCATCTTCGTTCATTAACAATAAACTATTGTCTGAAGTTGAAGGCGTTGCCGGGCCACCTGCTTCATAATACAACGCTGCAAGAATTGCATATTAGAGGTTGCCCCGTTCTTGGGGCACGTTTTGAAAAGGGAAGAGGGGAGGATTGGCCTTCCATCTCCCACATCCCTACTATCcaaattgatgatgaattggtGCTAGGATAG